A single genomic interval of Polyangia bacterium harbors:
- a CDS encoding ATP-binding protein: MKNRRGDGDGTPERDRDRETLRDISPVVGTGVPDAQARSQTPLAGTPAAYSKPGRSNPNMRASGLYRLSGIFLPVRAQASASSFTALAPMRRRGLRRRISAILIVATLSPVIAVSAVAIALIFSSVEQGIAFEAIRGLQVARGLFLQQVQTVARRAANVSVDPPLLHAMGGKPGDVRDRLAQLSDAGVPVQLEVTDAVGRVMARCSQGVCSDVAAEAAKSRGVPVARSPLVVRALSYERTVSIESLGDRLVVRAAQPLVDPALRILGVAVVSLSVDGPMTDRLKASLGAGRELVIYRDVEPSASTFMASTGARLPPPAVPPEVLTKDLSTLVPVVPLEIGGHSYSVAFGQLQDVNAQRVGLLGVAIDREPLAAARRRASTTLFLGALLALLLAIGLGDQLARRLTKPLQNLHAGALSVARGDLDTQIAVDSDDEIGDVAEAFRVMTRSLKENQEGLAARVRELVTVHQVGRAISSVVDLDRVLRSVVSEALSVLHGKTAALALSIDGPKKKFVVRAVAGETVGRLLAPVADVVAALGHPRRTPSVGADPQLMDVAKAAGLTGPLIAAPLALKERIVGVLMVGRLHDDPFAEADLRLLVTFADQTATAIENARLYAEVRAFSENLEQKVRDRTAQLEKAKAEIERTLQELGTAQGHLIHSERMAGLGMLVAGIAHEVNSPAAAVQGLVDALSATVRRLGQCAADLFRLGLPPESVQAYFAIIDGLLPEMETAPLSSTLESRQRLRRMKVVLEHVPGSDAAAAMLAELGEMGEGLTGRLVELADGRDLAPLAGYLREIAFLARTSGTIRSAIGAIRRIVGALKRYSRLDEAPLERVDVHAGLEDTLVILQHQLKSGENGINVKRSYGKIPHISAYVGELNQVWTNLIHNAVQAMGGSGTLVIETTVEDGDVQVAIQDSGPGIPDDVASRIFEPFFTTKGKGEGTGLGLAIASRIVEKHGGRIRVTSEPGRTRFEVRLPIEGPLATPAPLMYALTTPPLGLLPTAKSSGGEKI; this comes from the coding sequence ATGAAAAACCGACGCGGCGACGGCGACGGCACTCCCGAACGCGATCGCGATCGCGAGACCCTGCGCGACATCAGCCCGGTGGTGGGGACGGGCGTGCCGGACGCGCAGGCCCGATCGCAGACGCCGCTGGCGGGTACGCCGGCCGCGTACAGCAAGCCGGGACGATCGAACCCCAACATGCGCGCCTCGGGCCTTTACCGGCTCTCGGGCATTTTCCTGCCGGTGCGCGCGCAGGCCTCGGCGTCGTCGTTCACGGCGCTGGCGCCCATGCGCCGCCGCGGGCTGCGCCGGCGCATCTCGGCCATTCTGATCGTCGCGACGCTGAGTCCGGTGATCGCCGTGTCGGCGGTGGCCATCGCGTTGATTTTCTCCAGCGTCGAACAAGGCATCGCCTTCGAGGCCATCCGCGGCTTGCAGGTGGCGCGAGGGTTGTTCCTGCAGCAGGTGCAGACGGTGGCCCGACGAGCGGCCAACGTGTCGGTGGATCCGCCGCTGCTGCACGCGATGGGTGGAAAACCCGGTGACGTGCGCGACCGCTTGGCCCAACTTTCTGACGCTGGTGTGCCGGTGCAACTGGAGGTGACCGACGCCGTCGGGCGAGTGATGGCGCGTTGCTCGCAGGGGGTGTGCTCCGACGTGGCGGCGGAGGCAGCGAAGTCGCGCGGTGTGCCGGTGGCGCGTTCGCCGCTGGTGGTGCGCGCGCTGTCTTACGAACGCACGGTCAGCATCGAATCGCTGGGCGATCGCCTGGTGGTGCGGGCGGCGCAGCCGCTGGTCGATCCGGCGTTGCGCATTCTGGGCGTGGCGGTGGTGTCGCTGAGCGTGGACGGTCCGATGACCGATCGCTTGAAGGCGTCGCTGGGGGCAGGGCGCGAGCTGGTCATCTACCGCGACGTCGAACCCAGTGCGTCGACGTTCATGGCTTCCACCGGGGCGCGGCTGCCGCCGCCGGCGGTGCCTCCGGAAGTCTTGACCAAAGATCTTTCGACGCTGGTCCCGGTGGTGCCGCTGGAGATCGGCGGCCATTCGTACTCGGTGGCCTTCGGGCAACTGCAAGACGTCAACGCGCAGCGGGTGGGTCTTCTGGGCGTGGCCATCGATCGCGAACCTTTGGCCGCGGCCCGGCGGCGGGCCAGCACGACGCTGTTTTTGGGCGCGCTGTTGGCGCTGCTGCTGGCGATCGGCCTTGGTGATCAGCTGGCGCGGCGCCTGACCAAGCCGCTGCAGAATCTGCACGCCGGCGCGCTGTCGGTGGCCCGCGGCGATCTGGACACGCAGATCGCCGTCGACAGCGACGACGAGATCGGTGACGTGGCCGAAGCCTTCCGCGTGATGACCCGCAGCCTGAAAGAAAATCAAGAAGGCCTGGCGGCGCGCGTGCGCGAGCTCGTCACCGTGCACCAGGTGGGCCGGGCGATAAGCTCGGTGGTCGATCTGGATCGGGTGCTGCGGTCGGTGGTCAGCGAGGCGCTGTCGGTGTTGCACGGCAAGACGGCGGCGCTGGCGCTGTCGATCGACGGCCCAAAGAAAAAATTCGTGGTGCGCGCCGTGGCCGGCGAGACGGTGGGCCGCCTGCTGGCGCCGGTGGCCGATGTGGTGGCGGCCCTGGGGCACCCGCGCCGAACGCCGTCGGTGGGCGCCGATCCGCAGCTGATGGATGTGGCCAAGGCGGCGGGGCTAACCGGGCCGCTCATCGCCGCTCCGCTGGCCTTGAAGGAACGGATCGTCGGCGTGTTGATGGTCGGACGTTTGCACGACGATCCCTTCGCCGAGGCCGACCTGCGCTTGCTGGTGACGTTTGCCGATCAGACCGCAACGGCGATCGAGAACGCGCGCCTTTACGCCGAGGTGCGGGCCTTCTCGGAGAATCTGGAGCAAAAAGTTCGCGACCGCACCGCACAGCTGGAGAAGGCCAAGGCGGAGATCGAACGAACGTTGCAAGAGCTGGGCACGGCGCAAGGACACCTGATCCATTCGGAGCGCATGGCCGGCCTCGGTATGTTGGTGGCCGGCATCGCCCACGAAGTGAACTCGCCGGCGGCGGCGGTGCAGGGCTTGGTCGACGCGCTGTCAGCGACGGTGCGTCGGCTGGGACAATGCGCGGCCGATCTGTTTCGGCTGGGGCTGCCGCCCGAATCGGTGCAGGCGTACTTTGCCATCATCGATGGTCTTCTGCCTGAGATGGAGACGGCGCCGCTGTCGTCGACGTTGGAGTCGCGCCAACGCTTGCGTCGCATGAAGGTCGTGCTGGAACACGTTCCGGGCTCGGACGCCGCCGCTGCGATGCTGGCTGAACTGGGCGAGATGGGCGAGGGCCTCACCGGCCGCTTGGTCGAGCTGGCTGACGGAAGGGACCTGGCGCCGCTGGCAGGCTACCTGCGCGAGATCGCCTTCCTGGCCCGCACATCGGGGACCATCCGGTCGGCGATCGGGGCCATTCGCCGCATCGTCGGCGCCCTGAAACGATACTCCCGTCTGGACGAAGCACCGCTGGAGCGCGTCGATGTTCATGCCGGCCTTGAAGACACGCTGGTAATCCTCCAGCACCAGTTGAAGTCCGGTGAGAACGGGATTAATGTGAAGCGGTCATACGGAAAAATTCCTCATATATCTGCTTATGTAGGTGAACTGAACCAGGTGTGGACGAATCTCATCCACAACGCGGTCCAGGCGATGGGGGGCAGTGGGACGTTGGTGATTGAGACGACGGTTGAGGACGGGGACGTGCAAGTGGCCATACAGGATTCGGGCCCAGGGATTCCAGACGATGTCGCGTCACGAATCTTCGAGCCTTTCTTCACGACCAAGGGCAAGGGCGAAGGGACCGGGCTGGGATTGGCGATTGCCTCGCGCATCGTCGAAAAGCACGGTGGCCGCATCCGTGTGACCAGTGAACCGGGAAGAACGCGCTTTGAAGTGCGTCTCCCTATTGAAGGCCCGCTGGCCACGCCCGCTCCCCTCATGTATGCGCTGACCACGCCACCGCTTGGGTTGTTGCCGACCGCGAAATCAAGCGGCGGGGAGAAGATTTGA
- a CDS encoding DUF3857 domain-containing protein codes for MMRATAGARAGGVLAAKPGRRAALVLGLVGAAAASSLSTPARAADNPYDRVLRRQLDRLTTLRGRPEAIAPLAVLSALVDDLPPAAIEGAFRSVADDAAADPLVAAQASAALADLVEQRGAAAEADKRRVALGLLSHPWVVGPFGDGRQSLAQAFPPEGESGAIDPRRTYAGKERAVSWRAGVSAVRQGALMVDGLLRPDSETAAYVAWAVSSDSPREGVLRLGTVGPFKVWINGRLGAARDVVRTASLDQDAVAIRLRRGTNRILLKTVVTDGAWRVFVRLTDGMGRTLAVREDDPTRAQDALPPSSNVPVARGGHTALRALEPLLRARATQAAAGPGGAQAWLDLAQFLIATTPSDRDARDDVAALEQSIALGPSVAALSALADVGRDDDERRRALDRAAALAANAGDDDARADGALVQAKLGDVAKQQHRDAVAVARWRQALQTDAGCWPAAVALAEEEQSAGLSRASTARLEALPVSLRAVRRLGLALVRQWEAVERRADADKLLAELAHARQGDPEIAHQLSLRARQRGETTEAIAALSSPAQQRPDLPSLTIDLARLVEGSGDGTQAVALLTELCTRLPDDAAAEAALGKLLFRLGRRQDARQRLAMAVARKPQDAALRRYVERAASGDEQSADQSKANEDLGRRYAADPLTLIPASWRAGAAIGEKQAGLAADPAVVLLDRRVVRVHRNGLADTFAQRVVAIATDHGAEDNKEFLVRYQPGDEDVEIRQARIYRRLPGGDVQILQAGDRDDRDLSEPWYGLYYDQRASVVRFEGLRAGDVLDVQYSITDLASENELADYFGDLQFLGETIPKQRWDYTLVGPKSRAFHTNTPRTPTLTTTTTEEGDEQILRFAAHDLPKIEVEPAMPGFAEVTPYLHVSTYASWADVGAWYWRLIADQLASDETLRQAARGAVGRATTDREKVRAIHALVLTGTRYVGLEFGIHGFKPYKVTQVLSRRFGDCKDKASLMVALLRAVGVDAQLVLLRTRRAGRIDTQPASLAVFDHAIVYVPKLGTYLDGTAEFSGMDELPNQDQGVMGLRVGAAGAQLIETPVLSSSHNLAQRQWAIDLDSSGQARIDETLSIAGQAAADWREHYQTPGERLDRYSKVWTAGHPGAVLAKVEMPGLEDRNRPVVVRAQATVPRLGEPYGDHELAVPITARESDFTRAYARLSTRTQELIIAYPWQHEEEMIFHLPPSLHVAHLPTARTVTSDFGCFRLDVSTDASGRVHVRSALDVTGFRLTAAEYPRFRQFLGAIDAVLADRLVVRTDPS; via the coding sequence ATGATGCGTGCGACGGCCGGCGCCCGCGCCGGCGGTGTTCTTGCCGCGAAGCCTGGCAGACGGGCGGCGCTGGTGCTGGGACTGGTCGGGGCGGCGGCGGCGAGCAGCCTGTCGACGCCGGCCCGGGCGGCGGACAATCCTTATGACCGCGTGCTGCGGCGGCAGCTCGATCGCCTGACCACGCTGCGTGGCCGGCCCGAAGCGATCGCGCCGCTGGCGGTGCTTTCGGCGTTGGTCGATGACTTGCCGCCGGCCGCGATCGAGGGCGCGTTTCGATCGGTGGCCGACGACGCGGCGGCGGATCCGCTGGTGGCCGCGCAAGCGTCGGCGGCCCTCGCTGATCTCGTGGAGCAGCGGGGCGCCGCCGCCGAAGCCGACAAGCGGCGCGTGGCGCTGGGACTGCTGAGCCACCCGTGGGTGGTCGGTCCCTTCGGCGACGGACGGCAAAGTTTGGCCCAGGCGTTCCCGCCCGAAGGTGAAAGCGGCGCCATTGATCCGCGGCGCACCTATGCCGGGAAGGAACGAGCGGTGTCCTGGCGGGCGGGTGTGTCGGCGGTGCGCCAGGGCGCCCTGATGGTCGACGGTCTGCTTCGCCCCGACAGTGAGACGGCGGCGTATGTGGCGTGGGCGGTCAGCAGCGACAGCCCGCGCGAGGGGGTCCTGCGCCTAGGCACCGTCGGACCATTCAAGGTGTGGATCAACGGTCGGCTCGGCGCCGCGCGCGACGTGGTGCGAACGGCGTCCCTGGATCAGGACGCGGTGGCGATTCGCTTGCGGCGCGGAACCAACCGCATCTTGCTCAAGACCGTGGTCACCGACGGCGCGTGGCGCGTGTTCGTCCGGTTGACCGACGGAATGGGGCGGACGCTGGCGGTGCGCGAAGACGATCCGACCAGGGCCCAAGACGCCTTGCCGCCCTCGAGCAACGTCCCGGTGGCGCGCGGCGGGCACACCGCCCTGCGCGCGCTGGAGCCGCTCTTGCGCGCCCGGGCGACGCAGGCGGCGGCCGGACCCGGCGGGGCGCAAGCCTGGTTGGATCTGGCGCAATTCCTGATCGCCACCACGCCGTCCGATCGCGACGCCCGCGACGATGTCGCGGCGCTGGAACAGTCGATTGCGCTGGGACCGTCGGTAGCGGCGCTATCGGCGCTGGCGGACGTGGGCCGCGACGATGACGAGCGGCGGCGCGCCCTGGATCGCGCCGCCGCGCTGGCCGCCAACGCCGGCGACGACGATGCCCGCGCCGACGGCGCCTTGGTGCAGGCCAAGCTGGGCGACGTCGCCAAGCAGCAACACCGCGACGCGGTGGCCGTCGCGCGCTGGCGGCAGGCGCTGCAGACCGACGCGGGTTGCTGGCCGGCGGCGGTGGCTCTGGCGGAAGAAGAACAGTCCGCCGGCCTCTCGCGCGCGTCGACGGCGCGGCTGGAAGCGCTGCCGGTTTCTTTGCGCGCGGTTCGCCGCCTGGGCCTGGCGCTGGTGCGGCAGTGGGAGGCCGTCGAACGTCGCGCCGATGCCGACAAGCTGCTGGCCGAGCTGGCCCACGCCCGCCAAGGCGATCCGGAGATCGCGCACCAGCTGTCCTTGCGCGCTCGCCAGCGCGGCGAGACCACGGAGGCCATCGCGGCGCTGTCGTCGCCTGCGCAGCAACGGCCGGATCTGCCGTCGCTGACCATCGATCTTGCGCGCTTGGTGGAAGGCAGCGGCGACGGCACGCAAGCGGTGGCGCTGCTGACCGAGCTTTGCACGCGCTTGCCTGACGACGCGGCGGCGGAGGCGGCGCTGGGAAAGCTGCTGTTTCGCCTGGGCCGGCGGCAGGACGCTCGACAGCGGCTGGCGATGGCAGTGGCGCGTAAACCGCAGGACGCGGCTTTGCGCCGGTACGTCGAACGCGCGGCCAGCGGCGACGAGCAATCAGCCGATCAGTCGAAGGCGAACGAAGATCTGGGCCGACGCTATGCCGCCGATCCGCTGACCCTGATACCGGCGTCGTGGCGAGCGGGCGCGGCGATCGGCGAGAAGCAAGCGGGGCTGGCCGCGGATCCAGCGGTGGTGTTGCTGGATCGCCGGGTGGTGCGGGTGCACCGCAACGGCCTGGCCGACACCTTCGCGCAGCGGGTGGTGGCCATCGCCACCGATCACGGCGCCGAGGACAACAAGGAATTTCTGGTGCGCTATCAACCGGGCGACGAAGACGTCGAGATCCGTCAGGCCCGCATCTACCGCCGCCTGCCTGGCGGCGACGTGCAGATCTTGCAAGCAGGCGATCGCGACGACCGCGATCTGTCCGAACCCTGGTACGGCCTTTACTATGATCAGCGCGCGTCGGTGGTGCGGTTCGAAGGTCTGCGGGCCGGCGACGTTCTGGACGTGCAGTATTCGATCACCGACCTGGCCAGCGAGAACGAGCTGGCCGATTATTTCGGCGACCTGCAGTTCCTGGGCGAGACCATTCCCAAGCAACGCTGGGACTACACGCTGGTGGGGCCGAAGAGCCGCGCCTTTCACACCAACACGCCCCGCACGCCGACGCTGACCACCACGACGACCGAAGAGGGCGACGAACAGATCCTGCGCTTCGCGGCCCACGATCTGCCGAAGATCGAAGTCGAACCGGCCATGCCCGGCTTCGCCGAGGTGACGCCTTATCTGCACGTCAGCACCTACGCCAGCTGGGCCGACGTCGGCGCGTGGTACTGGCGCCTCATCGCTGACCAGCTGGCGTCGGACGAGACGCTGCGCCAGGCGGCGCGCGGCGCGGTCGGGCGCGCGACCACCGACCGTGAAAAGGTCCGGGCCATTCACGCCCTGGTGCTGACCGGCACGCGCTATGTCGGCCTGGAATTCGGGATTCACGGATTCAAGCCGTACAAGGTCACGCAGGTGCTCTCGCGGCGCTTTGGCGACTGCAAGGACAAGGCGTCTTTGATGGTCGCGCTGTTGCGGGCGGTAGGCGTCGACGCCCAACTGGTCTTGCTGCGCACGCGCCGCGCCGGCCGCATCGACACGCAGCCGGCGTCGCTGGCCGTGTTCGATCACGCCATCGTGTACGTGCCCAAGCTGGGCACCTACCTGGACGGGACCGCTGAATTTTCCGGGATGGACGAGCTGCCCAATCAGGATCAAGGCGTGATGGGTCTGCGGGTCGGCGCCGCCGGCGCCCAGCTGATCGAAACGCCGGTGCTGTCGTCAAGCCACAACCTGGCTCAGCGTCAATGGGCCATCGATCTTGATTCGTCCGGGCAGGCCCGCATCGACGAGACGCTGAGCATCGCCGGCCAGGCGGCCGCCGACTGGCGCGAGCATTACCAGACCCCGGGCGAGCGTCTGGATCGATACAGCAAGGTGTGGACGGCGGGCCATCCGGGCGCGGTGCTGGCAAAGGTGGAGATGCCGGGCCTCGAGGATCGCAACCGGCCGGTGGTGGTGCGCGCCCAGGCCACGGTCCCGCGTCTCGGCGAACCGTATGGCGACCACGAGCTGGCCGTGCCCATCACCGCGCGCGAGAGCGACTTCACCCGCGCCTATGCCCGGCTGTCCACGCGCACGCAGGAGCTGATCATCGCGTACCCCTGGCAGCACGAAGAGGAGATGATCTTTCACCTGCCGCCGTCGCTGCACGTGGCGCACTTGCCGACCGCGCGCACGGTGACCTCGGACTTCGGGTGTTTTCGCCTGGACGTCAGCACCGACGCCAGCGGGCGCGTGCACGTGCGCTCTGCCCTGGACGTCACTGGCTTTCGTCTGACGGCCGCCGAGTACCCGCGCTTCCGTCAATTCCTGGGCGCCATCGACGCCGTGCTGGCCGATCGGTTGGTGGTACGGACGGATCCCTCGTGA
- a CDS encoding diguanylate cyclase, giving the protein MTPTSVLREHILCVDDEEGILAALRQQLSARFGGECDIAVAKNAREALELIDDLQNDGEQVAVVIADQIMPGMKGVELLEEVHRRSPKTVKILLTGQAGLDAVVYAINRAGLDQYIPKPWDEPDLRLTIQTLLSKFRLERERQELLLELQSKNAELANLNESLEEKVAARTRELEAVNSRLSELAITDGLTGIYNHRHFRERLSLEMERSNRTGLPLSVLMIDVDHFKIYNDRHGHLAGDNALRGVSKILQHGRRANDVVARYGGEEFGIILLDVGKAAAREVAERICAHVAEFPFEFGTSQPVGRLTISVGVAAFPDDGAEPAVVLAAADRALFAAKNGGRNTVRIAE; this is encoded by the coding sequence TTGACGCCCACCTCGGTCTTGCGCGAGCACATCCTGTGCGTCGACGACGAAGAGGGCATCTTGGCCGCCCTGCGCCAGCAGCTTTCGGCGCGGTTCGGCGGCGAGTGCGACATCGCGGTGGCGAAGAACGCGCGCGAGGCGCTGGAGCTGATCGACGACCTGCAAAACGACGGCGAGCAGGTGGCGGTGGTCATCGCGGACCAGATCATGCCGGGTATGAAAGGCGTCGAGCTGCTGGAAGAGGTGCACCGACGCAGCCCGAAGACGGTGAAGATCCTGCTGACGGGGCAAGCCGGCCTGGATGCCGTGGTGTACGCCATCAACCGCGCCGGTCTTGATCAATACATACCCAAGCCGTGGGACGAGCCGGACTTGCGCCTGACCATTCAGACTCTGCTGTCGAAGTTTCGGTTGGAGCGCGAACGGCAAGAGCTGTTGTTGGAGCTACAAAGCAAGAACGCTGAGCTTGCCAACCTGAACGAGTCGCTGGAAGAAAAAGTCGCCGCTCGCACGCGTGAGCTGGAAGCGGTGAACTCTCGCCTGTCCGAGCTGGCCATCACCGACGGATTGACCGGCATCTACAACCATCGCCACTTTCGCGAACGCCTCTCGCTGGAGATGGAGCGCAGCAACCGCACCGGGCTGCCGTTGTCGGTGCTGATGATCGACGTCGACCATTTCAAGATCTACAACGACCGCCACGGCCATCTGGCCGGCGACAATGCTTTGCGCGGGGTCTCGAAGATCCTGCAGCACGGCCGGCGGGCCAATGACGTGGTTGCCCGCTACGGCGGCGAGGAGTTCGGGATCATTCTGCTGGACGTGGGCAAGGCCGCCGCCCGCGAGGTGGCCGAACGCATCTGTGCCCACGTGGCGGAGTTCCCTTTCGAGTTCGGCACCAGCCAACCGGTCGGCCGCCTGACCATCTCCGTCGGTGTGGCGGCCTTCCCCGACGACGGCGCCGAACCGGCCGTGGTGCTGGCCGCCGCCGACCGCGCGCTGTTCGCCGCCAAGAACGGCGGCCGTAACACCGTGCGCATCGCCGAATAG
- a CDS encoding ABC transporter substrate-binding protein, with amino-acid sequence MKRPATGARAASLALMLLALGGGGACQSSLALGLPTAAQPADRLVVARPADAVNLDPARATDIESLEVAEQVYGRLVRFTAGRLEPEPDLATSWSVSENGTVWTFELRPNVVFHDGTPFNADAVVFSFERQIVPDHPAHEADFAWPRAFQNIRRIVAVGPLRVQFQIDRPYAPFLANLAVGPSAIVSPTAVRRLGSSFGRHPVGTGPYRFVEWIPGDRITLERNDTYWDQPARTQYLVLLAMPDARQRMQALESGAADIIQQLDPDDLPLVRLHPDLRLETAPAALVSYLAMNTQRRPLNDNRLRRAIAHAIRREALVKLVYQELGIPAVGPLPPNVWGARSDVVTYPYDPVRARKLLAEVMPTGFHGPPLKLYAPAVARPYMPAPERVASIIKNCLQEVGIPVEVILADPAEHQRALWAGEHDLALHGWFNENGDPDNFLYTLLDSDNTTGSRPSNIAFYNSGWFHDVIGVAQRTTDRTERERLYWQAQAILAADVPWVPLAHSKVVFAARSSITGLVVQPSAIGLYRWAERAR; translated from the coding sequence TTGAAGCGACCAGCGACCGGGGCGCGGGCGGCGTCGCTCGCGCTGATGCTGCTTGCGCTGGGTGGCGGCGGCGCCTGCCAAAGCTCGCTGGCGTTGGGCCTGCCCACGGCGGCGCAGCCGGCCGATCGATTGGTCGTCGCGCGTCCCGCCGACGCCGTCAATCTGGATCCGGCGCGCGCCACCGACATTGAATCGCTGGAAGTCGCCGAACAGGTCTACGGCCGCCTGGTGCGCTTCACCGCCGGGCGCCTGGAGCCGGAGCCTGATCTCGCGACCTCCTGGTCGGTCAGCGAGAACGGCACGGTCTGGACCTTCGAGCTGCGACCGAACGTGGTCTTTCACGACGGCACGCCGTTCAACGCCGACGCGGTGGTGTTCTCGTTCGAACGACAGATCGTCCCCGACCATCCCGCCCACGAAGCCGACTTTGCCTGGCCGCGCGCCTTCCAGAATATCCGGCGCATCGTCGCCGTCGGCCCCCTGCGCGTGCAGTTCCAGATCGATCGCCCGTACGCGCCGTTCCTGGCCAACCTGGCCGTCGGTCCATCGGCCATCGTCTCGCCGACGGCGGTGCGGCGTCTGGGCAGCAGCTTTGGTCGTCATCCGGTCGGCACCGGGCCCTATCGCTTCGTCGAATGGATTCCGGGTGATCGCATCACGCTGGAACGCAACGATACGTACTGGGATCAACCGGCGCGCACGCAGTACCTGGTCTTGCTAGCCATGCCCGACGCCCGCCAGCGCATGCAGGCGCTGGAGTCGGGCGCCGCCGACATCATTCAACAGCTGGATCCCGATGACTTGCCGCTGGTGCGCCTGCACCCGGATCTGCGGCTTGAGACGGCGCCGGCCGCGCTGGTCTCGTACCTGGCGATGAACACCCAGCGCCGCCCGCTGAACGACAACCGCCTGCGCCGGGCCATCGCCCACGCCATCCGCCGCGAGGCGCTGGTCAAGCTGGTCTATCAAGAGCTGGGCATTCCCGCCGTCGGTCCGCTGCCGCCGAACGTGTGGGGCGCGCGTTCGGACGTGGTGACCTATCCGTATGATCCCGTCCGCGCGCGCAAACTGCTGGCCGAGGTCATGCCGACCGGATTTCACGGCCCGCCGCTGAAACTGTACGCGCCGGCGGTGGCGCGCCCATACATGCCCGCGCCCGAACGGGTGGCCAGCATCATCAAGAATTGCCTGCAAGAGGTCGGCATCCCGGTCGAGGTGATCCTGGCCGATCCCGCCGAACACCAGCGCGCGCTGTGGGCCGGCGAGCATGATCTGGCCTTGCACGGCTGGTTCAACGAGAACGGCGACCCCGACAATTTCTTGTATACGCTGCTGGATTCGGACAACACCACCGGATCGCGTCCGTCGAACATCGCCTTTTACAACAGCGGCTGGTTCCACGACGTCATCGGCGTGGCCCAGCGGACCACCGACCGCACCGAACGCGAACGGCTGTACTGGCAGGCGCAGGCCATCCTGGCCGCTGACGTGCCGTGGGTGCCGCTGGCGCATTCGAAGGTTGTCTTCGCCGCGCGCAGCTCCATCACGGGACTGGTGGTGCAGCCGTCGGCGATCGGTCTTTATCGCTGGGCGGAGCGAGCGCGATGA
- a CDS encoding NAD(P)H-dependent glycerol-3-phosphate dehydrogenase, producing MKIAVLGGGAWGSVLASMLAEPQRDTQHDVALWESDPTAARALETDRRGPRSLPGHTLPPNVAVTAQLATAVSGCALLVVAVPSETARATLAAARAKLPSPVTVVCASKGLEAGTAATMDRVIEESLPGAAVVLLSGPTFAQEIARGLPAAVVAASRDRAAAELARACFGNERFRVYTSDDVVGVAVGGALKNVIAIAVGCCDGFGFGNNARAALITRGLAEMSRLAARLGADPLTLAGLAGLGDLVLTCTGELSRNRQVGLALARGEALPAILASLGHIAEGIGTAATARALADRLGVDMPITRLTAAVLHDGKPARQVVTELLSRGAGAERG from the coding sequence ATGAAGATCGCGGTCCTGGGTGGCGGCGCGTGGGGTTCGGTGCTGGCGAGCATGCTGGCCGAACCGCAACGCGACACCCAGCACGACGTCGCGTTGTGGGAAAGCGATCCGACGGCGGCGCGGGCGCTGGAAACCGATCGCCGTGGCCCGCGCAGCCTGCCTGGGCACACGCTGCCGCCGAACGTCGCCGTGACTGCCCAGCTCGCCACCGCCGTCAGCGGCTGCGCGCTGCTGGTGGTGGCGGTGCCGTCCGAGACGGCTCGCGCCACGCTGGCGGCGGCGCGGGCGAAACTACCGTCGCCGGTGACCGTCGTCTGCGCGTCAAAGGGCCTTGAAGCGGGAACCGCCGCCACGATGGATCGGGTCATCGAAGAATCGCTGCCCGGCGCGGCGGTGGTGCTGCTGTCGGGGCCGACGTTCGCCCAGGAGATCGCCCGCGGTCTGCCCGCCGCGGTGGTGGCGGCGTCGCGCGATCGCGCCGCCGCCGAACTGGCGCGCGCTTGTTTCGGCAACGAACGCTTTCGCGTCTACACCAGCGACGACGTGGTCGGCGTCGCCGTCGGCGGGGCGCTGAAGAACGTCATCGCCATCGCCGTCGGTTGCTGCGACGGCTTCGGCTTCGGCAACAACGCCCGCGCCGCGCTGATCACCCGCGGTCTGGCCGAGATGAGCCGGCTGGCCGCACGGCTGGGTGCCGATCCGCTGACGCTGGCTGGATTGGCCGGGCTTGGCGATCTGGTCCTCACCTGCACCGGCGAGCTGTCGCGCAACCGGCAGGTGGGCCTGGCGCTGGCCCGTGGCGAGGCGCTGCCGGCCATCCTGGCCAGCTTGGGTCATATCGCGGAAGGAATCGGCACCGCCGCCACCGCCCGCGCGCTGGCCGACCGCCTAGGCGTCGACATGCCCATCACGCGCTTGACCGCCGCGGTCCTGCACGACGGCAAACCGGCACGCCAGGTGGTGACCGAGCTTCTGTCGCGCGGCGCCGGCGCCGAACGTGGCTAG